Proteins found in one Drosophila innubila isolate TH190305 chromosome X, UK_Dinn_1.0, whole genome shotgun sequence genomic segment:
- the LOC117794030 gene encoding angiopoietin-related protein 2-like gives MDGSVNFHRNWTEYKNGFGDLNGEFFLGLDKIFEITAERRQELLFLLEDFEGDKRFEKYDKFAIGNEDQQYELHTLGDASGTAGDSFSRHRGRKFSTFDRDNDGRSYKNCAEESTGAWWYSSNYYCQFCQLTGTYGNNDYEKGVNWFDFRGSYYSLKKAVMMIRPR, from the exons ATGGATGGCAGTGTTAACTTTCATCGAAACTGGACGGAATATAAAAATGGATTTGGTGATCTAAATGGCGAGTTCTTCTTGGGCTTAGATAAGATATTTGAAATAACGGCAGAAAGAAGGCAAGAGTTACTCTTTCTTCTTGAGGACTTTGAAGGCGACAAGAGATTTGAGAAGTACGATAAATTCGCAATTGGAAACGAGGATCAACAATACGAATTACACACTTTGGGAGATGCCAGTGGAACTGCAGGTGATTCATTCTCACGTCATCGTGGCAGAAAATTTTCTACATTCGATCGGGATAATGATGGTAGATCGTATAAAAACTGCGCCGAAGAAAGTACTGGCGCCTGGTGGTACAGTTCCAACTATTATTGTCAATTCTG CCAATTGACGGGAACATACGGAAACAACGATTATGAAAAAGGCGTCAATTGGTTCGACTTTCGGGGATCTTATTACTCCCTGAAGAAGGCCGTTATGATGATTCGGCCCAGATAG
- the LOC117791698 gene encoding uncharacterized protein LOC117791698: protein MLNNKMKSTLIAILLLMLFGINQATPTNRSSKHYSVQFCADTYSGRQLYVGEIFTRPGQCIRVQCLGTLQLWEDSCKTPAGLKGTCVALPASDANLDYPKCCPLYECKTYESNARGEVEQTHTYNHSGKLIQTNVAEVVFINKNRRIGSSADILTAPARKYQV, encoded by the exons atgttaaataataaaatgaagtcAACACTAATAGCAATATTATTGCTTATGTTATTTGGTATTAACcaagcaacaccaacaaacaGAT cAAGCAAGCATTACAGTGTACAATTCTGCGCGGATACGTACAGTGGGCGTCAGCTGTATGTCGGCGAGATCTTCACACGACCCGGTCAATGCATCCGTGTGCAATGTCTGGGCACGTTGCAACTCTGGGAGGACAG CTGCAAAACGCCGGCTGGTCTAAAAGGAACTTGCGTCGCTTTGCCCGCAAGCGATGCGAATCTGGATTATCCGAAATGTTGCCCACTGTACGAGTGCAAGACATACGAATCGAATGCACGGGGGGAAGTGGAGCAAACGCATACATATAATCACAGTGGGAAATTGATTCAAACGAATGTTGCTGAGGTGGTTTTCATCAACAAGAATCGGCGAATCGGTTCATCAGCTGATATACTCACTGCACCAGCACGCAAATATCAGGTGTaa
- the LOC117782517 gene encoding lanC-like protein 3 homolog, with the protein MERRYLKNPFADFSGGENTPFASDEEHIKTLICTYVDAILEHCHPNSDEEDNRGDLYVGNAGIAYMFWKLHSCEQTRDLYPALEHAVAFIRNAKMNAKRYKKRSSERYSFLCGNAGIYAISAVISESTQNTEELSNDLASFKSGIPASKEFMHTKYGCDEILVGRAGYLSGCYWLNDVLAEKKITDDDLVSICQLIMNSGREYSKLNNSPLPLMYQYHGTEYLGAAHGLCAILHMLLDSPWFRTVPISAPAAELRDIKRSIDYFLELQDNEGNFPVALEDLRSGRDKRLVHWCHGAPGAVYVLAKAYLIFKEDKYLNALHRAADLVWKKGFLRKGPGICHGVAGNGYVFLLLFRLTNDMKYLYRAHKFMELLTNQEFKQRARVPDRPHSLYEGVAGTVCFLVDLLEPEQAHFPFMDVFH; encoded by the coding sequence ATGGAGCGACGTTATTTGAAGAATCCGTTTGCGGATTTCTCCGGCGGCGAGAATACGCCGTTTGCTAGTGACGAGGAGCATATTAAGACGCTGATCTGTACGTATGTGGATGCGATATTGGAGCACTGTCATCCCAATAGCGATGAGGAGGACAATCGCGGTGATCTATATGTGGGAAATGCGGGTATTGCCTATATGTTCTGGAAACTGCACAGCTGCGAGCAGACCCGTGATCTCTATCCGGCACTGGAGCACGCCGTAGCCTTTATACGGAATGCGAAAATGAATGCGAAACGTTATAAGAAACGTTCCTCGGAACGTTATTCGTTTTTGTGCGGAAATGCCGGAATTTATGCCATCTCCGCCGTAATATCCGAGTCTACACAGAATACGGAGGAGCTATCAAACGATTTGGCCAGTTTCAAGTCGGGCATACCCGCTAGCAAGGAGTTTATGCATACGAAATACGGTTGCGATGAGATTTTGGTGGGACGTGCCGGTTATTTATCCGGTTGCTATTGGTTAAACGATGTTTTAGCCGAGAAGAAGATTACGGATGATGATCTCGTTTCAATATGTCAGCTGATCATGAACAGTGGCCGGGAATATAGTAAACTGAACAATTCGCCATTGCCATTGATGTACCAATATCATGGTACGGAGTATTTGGGTGCTGCTCACGGTTTGTGTGCTATCTTACATATGCTCCTGGATAGTCCCTGGTTCCGTACTGTACCCATCTCTGCACCTGCCGCCGAATTGCGTGATATTAAACGCTCCATAGATTACTTTTTGGAGCTGCAGGATAATGAGGGAAATTTTCCAGTGGCCCTGGAGGATTTACGCTCCGGACGGGATAAACGGCTGGTGCATTGGTGTCACGGTGCTCCCGGTGCAGTCTATGTGCTGGCCAAggcttatttaattttcaaagaggacaaatatttaaatgccttGCATCGTGCAGCGGATTTGGTGTGGAAAAAGGGTTTCTTGCGCAAAGGACCGGGTATTTGTCATGGCGTAGCCGGAAATGGATATGTTTTTCTGTTGCTCTTCCGTTTAACGAACGATATGAAGTACCTGTACAGGGCACACAAATTTATGGAACTGCTGACGAATCAGGAGTTCAAGCAGCGAGCTCGTGTACCCGATCGTCCGCACAGTTTATACGAAGGCGTTGCGGGCACCGTTTGTTTTCTGGTCGATCTTTTGGAGCCGGAACAAGCGCATTTTCCCTTTATGGACGTATTTCACTAG
- the LOC117782484 gene encoding apyrase isoform X2 encodes MIKITGVHWTLIVLIIGSGIGVLEAAEDRFPLSIIHINDFHAKYEPTDTSGGICDESEECIGGYARTVYTVKRLLEQQKDLNPIYINAGDSFQGTLWYNIGRWNVTQQFLNMLPAEAMTLGNHEFDHGVEGVVPFLKTVETSMLVANMDCAHEPLMEGLYKKSEIIERSGRKIGLIGVILETTYDLANTGKLIFRNESDAIREEAALLKNQGANIIIVISHCGYEVDKTIARVAGDVVDVIVGSHSHTFLYTGDKAPGPDKPKGDYPTQVIHSSGHRVLIVQAGAYAKYVGNLTVYFNAQGDVVDFEGAPLYMSADVPEDEEVVAAMQPWKEHIDETGKVVIGRTVVDLTKSDCSYQECNLGNFVCDALVHSFTGLTPFDQTAWTNVSIGLAGTGGLRVPILRGNITYAHMVSMSPFTNTLIAFNLPGAKILEALEYSVSKIDLENGVTSSYIMLQVAGLKITYDYTKPINSRVVSVLVRCADCPVPLYEPLNPTKLYRIVTSDFLHGGGDGYTMLTGGTDVQPSVTDLDALISYAENTNPIYVGRGDRITVLI; translated from the exons ATGATCAAGATCACGGGCGTCCATTGGACGTTAATAGTGCTCATCATTGGCTCTGGAATTGGAGTCTTGGAGGCCGCTGAGGATCGATTCCCTTTATCCATAATCCACATTAATGATTTCCATGCCAA ATACGAGCCCACGGATACGAGCGGAGGCATTTGTGATGAGAGTGAGGAATGCATTGGAGGTTATGCCCGTACCGTCTACACTGTAAAGCGTCTTCTGGAGCAGCAAAAGGATCTGAATCCCATTTATATCAATGCTGGTGACAGTTTCCAGGGTACACTTTGGTACAACATTGGCAGATGGAATGTCACACAGCAGTTTCTCAATATGCTGCCCGCCGAAGCTATG ACGCTGGGCAATCATGAGTTCGATCACGGTGTCGAGGGTGTTGTGCCCTTTCTGAAGACCGTGGAGACGAGCATGCTGGTCGCGAACATGGACTGTGCCCACGAGCCCCTAATGGAGGGACTCTACAAAAAATCGGAGATCATTGAGCGTAGCGGACGCAAGATCGGACTTATTGGTGTCATTTTGGAAACTACCTAC gatcTGGCCAACACTGGCAAACTAATCTTTCGCAATGAAAGCGACGCGATTCGCGAGGAGGCGGCACTGTTGAAAAATCAGGGAGCAAATATCATAATTGTGATCTCACATTGCGGCTATGAAGTGGATAAAACAATTGCTCGCGTTGCTGGCGATGTGGTCGATGTCATTGTGGGTTCCCATTCGCATACCTTCCTCTACACGGGTGATAAGGCACCCGGACCGGATAAGCCGAAGGGTGATTATCCCACTCAGGTGATCCACAGCAGCGGACATCGAGTGCTTATTGTTCAGGCGGGTGCTTATGCCAAATATGTGGGCAATCTGACCGTCTACTTCAATGCCCAAGGCGATGTGGTTGACTTTGAGGGTGCTCCCCTCTACATGAGTGCCGATGTGCCAGAGG ATGAAGAAGTTGTGGCCGCAATGCAGCCCTGGAAGGAGCACATTGATGAGACCGGCAAGGTTGTTATTGGACGCACTGTAGTTGATCTCACAAAATCCGATTGCAGTTATCAGGAGTGCAATTTGGGCAACTTTGTCTGCGATGCATTGGTGCACTCA ttcaCGGGCTTAACACCTTTTGATCAGACGGCCTGGACGAATGTCTCTATTGGATTAGCTGGCACTGGAGGACTGCGAGTGCCCATTCTCCGAGGCA ATATTACCTATGCCCACATGGTCAGCATGTCGCCATTTACGAATACACTCATTGCATTCAATTTGCCGGGTGCAAAGATCTTGGAGGCACTCGAATATTCGGTAAGCAAGATTGATCTGGAAAATGGGGTGACAAGTTCGTATATTATGCTGCAAGTGGCCGGCTTGAAGATCACCTATGATTACACCAAACCCATCAATTCGAGAGTCGTCTCGGTTCTCGTCCGCTGTGCCGATTGTCCAGTTCCACTTTACGAACCACTCAATCCAACCAAATTGTATCGCATTGTCACCTCCGACTTCCTGCACGGCGGTGGC
- the LOC117794029 gene encoding ryncolin-1-like, translated as MDGSVNFNRNWTEYKNGFGNLNGEFFIGLDKIHEITAERRQELLVLLEDFEGNKTFEKYDEFAIGNEDQQYQLHTLGDASGTAGDSFSFHRGSKFSTFDRDNDGRSDKNCAEEKTGAWWYISNGYCQYCQLTGTYGNNEFDKGVNWHRFRGSQYSLKTAVMMLRPRK; from the exons ATGGATGGCAGTGTAAATTTTAATCGAAACTGGACGGAATATAAAAATGGATTTGGTAATCTAAATGGCGAGTTCTTCATTGGCTTGGACAAGATACATGAAATAACGGCAGAAAGAAGACAAGAATTACTTGTTCTTCTCGAGGACTTCGAGGGCAATAAAACGTTTGAGAAATACGATGAATTCGCAATTGGAAACGAGGATCAACAATATCAATTACACACTTTGGGAGATGCCAGTGGAACTGCAGGTGATTCATTCTCATTTCATCGTGGCAGCAAATTTTCTACATTCGATCGGGATAATGATGGTAGATCGGATAAAAACTGCGCCGAAGAAAAGACTGGCGCCTGGTGGTACATTTCCAACGGTTATTGTCAATACTG CCAATTGACGGGAACATACGGAAACAACGAATTTGACAAAGGCGTCAATTGGCACCGCTTTCGGGGATCTCAATACTCCCTGAAGACAGCCGTTATGATGCTTCGGCCCAGAAAGTGA
- the LOC117791689 gene encoding growth hormone-inducible transmembrane protein, with product MLLRLALSTTARPCLLLGKSSQSLLQAKSGLNSVRAYARGPVRSTRAPAPAPVEQMRTPTLKEKLMAPPSANAYSMGKGAVAGAAVVGMGALCYYGVGLGKHTSIADNAIMWPQYVKDRIHSSYGFFGASCLVTAAAAAGVFRSPRLLSLASRGGLMWTIGSLALVIGSGAVTRSIEYKEGLGPKHLAWALHCAILGAVIAPLCFVGGPILTRAALYTGGIVGGLSTVAVCAPNDKFLYMGGPLAIGLGVVFASSLASMWLPPTTVLGAGLASMSLYGGLVLFSGFLLYDTQRLVRKAEMYPQYAYAPFDPINASMSIYMDVLNIFIRIVTIMSGNRR from the exons atgttgctcaGACTTGCATTATCAACCACAGCACGTCCCTGTCTCCTGCTGGGTAAATCGTCGCAGTCTCTACTGCAGGCAAAGTCCGGCTTGAACAGCGTACGCGCCTATGCACGAGGACCGGTACGCAGCACGCGTGCACCTGCACCCGCACCTGTTGAGCAAATGCGCACTCCAACTTTAAAGGAGAAACTAATGGCGCCGCCAAGTGCCAATG CTTACTCGATGGGCAAGGGCGCTGTTGCTGGCGCCGCTGTGGTGGGAATGGGCGCTCTCTGCTATTATGGCGTCGGCTTGGGCAAACACACCAGCATCGCGGACAACGCCAT aaTGTGGCCACAATATGTCAAGGATCGCATTCATTCATCCTACGGTTTCTTCGGAGCCTCCTGTTTGGTtacagcagctgcagccgcCGGGGTTTTCCGCTCTCCGCGTCTGCTGTCTCTCGCCTCACGCGGCGGCTTAATG TGGACAATCGGTTCGCTAGCTCTTGTGATTGGCAGCGGAGCGGTAACCCGTTCCATTGAGTACAAAGAGGGACTTGGTCCCAAGCATCTCGCCTGGGCGCTGCATTGTGCCATTTTGGGTGCTGTCATTGCCCCACTGTGCTTTGTCGGGGGTCCGATTCTAACGCGCGCTGCTCTCTACACTGGTGGCATTGTCGGTGGACTGTCCACAGTCGCTGTCTGTGCTCCCAATGATAAATTCCTGTATATGGGTGGTCCTTTGGCCATCGGCCTTGGTGTCGTATTCGCCTCCTCATTAGCATCCATGTGGCTACCTCCCACCACAGTTCTTGGCGCCg GCCTGGCTTCGATGTCGCTTTATGGAGGACTCGTTCTCTTTAGCGGTTTCCTCCTATACGACACTCAGCGCCTGGTGCGTAAGGCCGAAATGTATCCCCAATACGCCTATGCTCCCTTTGATCCCATTAATGC TTCTATGTCAATCTATATGGAcgtattgaatatatttattcggATTGTTACTATAATGAGCGGAAACCGTCGTTAA